Proteins encoded within one genomic window of Brassica rapa cultivar Chiifu-401-42 chromosome A09, CAAS_Brap_v3.01, whole genome shotgun sequence:
- the LOC103838428 gene encoding protein DETOXIFICATION 37 — protein sequence MNSESLENLHRPLIESSKSFIDYRLETVLTDRELPYLRRIYLAMMIEMKFLFHLAAPAIFVYVINNGMSILTRIFAGHVGSSQLAAASLGNSGFNMFTYGLLLGMGSAVETLCGQAHGAHRYEMLGVYLQRSTVVLIITCLPMSLLFIFSKPLLNTLGEPEQVASMASVFVYGMIPVIFAYAVNFPIQKFLQAQSIVTPSAYISAATLVIHLVLSWIAVYRLGFGLLALSLIHSLSWWIIVAAQIVYIKMSPRCQRTWEGFSWKAFEGLWDFFRLSAASAVMLCLESWYSQILVLLAGLLKNPELALDSLAICMSISAISFMVSVGFNAAASVRVSNELGAGNPRAAAFSTFVTTGVSLLLAVFEAVVVMSWRNVISYAFTDSPEVAEAVADLSPFLAITIVLNGVQPVLSGVAVGCGWQAFVAYVNIGCYYVVGIPIGFILGFTYDMGAKGIWTGMIGGTLMQTIILVIVTFRTDWDKEVEKASSRLDQWEESREPLLKQ from the exons atgaATTCAGAATCTTTAGAAAATCTCCACCGACCACTGATTGAATCATCGAAATCGTTCATCGACTACCGGCTCGAGACTGTCTTAACCGACCGTGAACTGCCGTACCTCCGCCGGATCTACCTGGCGATGATGATAGAGATGAAGTTCCTCTTCCACCTTGCCGCTCCGGCGATCTTCGTCTACGTCATCAACAACGGAATGTCCATCCTCACTCGTATCTTTGCCGGCCACGTAGGCAGCTCCCAACTCGCCGCCGCTTCACTCGGAAACAGTGGTTTCAACATGTTCACTTATGGACTTCTG CTCGGTATGGGAAGTGCGGTGGAGACGTTATGTGGACAAGCGCACGGAGCTCATCGTTACGAGATGCTCGGCGTTTATCTCCAGAGATCAACGGTGGTTCTCATCATCACATGTCTCCCCATGTCGctcctcttcatcttctccaagcCTCTCCTCAACACACTCGGCGAGCCAGAACAAGTCGCGTCAATGGCTTCCGTCTTCGTCTACGGCATGATCCCAGTGATATTCGCCTACGCGGTTAACTTCCCCATCCAGAAGTTCCTCCAAGCTCAGAGCATCGTCACGCCGAGCGCTTACATCTCGGCCGCGACTTTGGTCATTCACCTTGTCCTCTCGTGGATCGCTGTGTATCGACTAGGGTTCGGTCTCTTGGCTTTGTCTTTGATCCATAGCTTGTCGTGGTGGATCATCGTCGCGGCTCAGATTGTTTACATCAAGATGAGTCCGAGATGTCAACGGACGTGGGAAGGTTTTAGCTGGAAAGCTTTTGAAGGTCTTTGGGACTTTTTCCGGTTATCGGCGGCTTCAGCGGTGATGCTCTGCCTAGAGTCGTGGTACTCTCAGATTCTTGTTTTACTCGCCGGACTTCTCAAGAACCCTGAGCTTGCTTTGGATTCTTTAGCTATATG CATGTCAATTTCTGCAATCTCATTCATGGTCTCTGTTGGATTCAACGCAGCTGCAAG TGTGAGAGTAAGCAATGAGTTAGGAGCTGGAAACCCAAGAGCGGCTGCGTTTTCAACGTTTGTAACGACAGGAGTATCATTACTGCTAGCGGTTTTTGAAGCCGTTGTGGTCATGTCGTGGCGAAATGTCATCAGCTATGCGTTTACTGATAGTCCTGAGGTGGCCGAGGCCGTTGCGGATTTATCTCCCTTTTTAGCCATCACCATTGTCCTCAATGGAGTTCAGCCTGTTTTGTCAG GTGTGGCTGTTGGGTGTGGATGGCAAGCATTTGTGGCGTACGTTAACATTGGTTGTTACTACGTTGTGGGAATTCCGATTGGGTTCATACTTGGTTTCACCTATGATATGGGAGCAAAG GGAATATGGACAGGGATGATTGGTGGCACATTAATGCAAACCATAATCCTAGTGATTGTTACCTTTAGAACTGATTGGGATAAAGAG GTGGAGAAAGCTTCGAGCCGTCTGGACCAATGGGAAGAGAGCCGTGAGCCGCTTCTGAAGCAGTAA
- the LOC103838429 gene encoding phospholipase A I isoform X2, which translates to MSWGLGWKRSSESFRLSLSYGADDLNEDPIRSPSASPFGSPTSITSSACSSPSAVEDPELGFRIDLDWTAGDSEDQVALRLESQLMVALPAPNDTVVVEFNGEGEEVGVVMRVEKRREPLRAVTLMKAAGSGQQYDGVGVLTRLMRSDMMPAAIPAPAIDVASSCGEHWKTVTSLSLSGVGLLVMPVEVTELPLLEKLCLENNKLSVLPPELGKLKNLKVLRVDNNLLISVPAELRQCVGLVELSLEHNKLIRPLLDFRAMAGLRILRLFGNPLEFLPEILPLHQLRQLSLVNVRIVSDENLRSVNVQIETENTSYFGASRHKLSAFSPLIFRSSSCHHPLLASTLVKIMQDEGNRSVIGKDENAVRQLISMITSDNRHVVEQACVALSSLARDVSVAMQLMKCDIMKPTETVLKSAAPDEVISVLQVVVTLAFVSDSVSQKMLTKDMLKSLKSLCAHKNPEVQRQALLAVGNLAFCLENRRILITSESLRELLMRLTVTPEPRVNKAAARALAILGENDILRRSIKGRQVPKQGLRILTMDGGGMKGLATVQILKEIEKGSGKRIHELFDLICGTSTGGMLAIALGVKLMTLEQCEEIYKNLGKLVFAEPVPRDNEAASWREKLDQLYKSSSQSFRVVIHGSKHSADEFERLLKEMCADEDGDLLIESAVKNVPKVFVVSTLVSVMPAQPFIFRNYQYSVGTPEMSYAFSDHSGGSTLTSSTASDQAGYYKQSAFMGSCKHQVWQAIRASSAAPYYLDDFSVDSYRWQDGAIVANNPTIFAIREAQLLWPDTKIDCLVSIGSGSVPTRVRKGGWRYLDTGQVLIESACSVERVEEALSTLLPMLPEIQYFRFNPVDDRCGMELDETDPAIWLKLEAAIDEYIQSNSQVLKNVCERLTLPFLNDEKWCENLKPRFMNGKQPNRRESSPSLGWRRNVLLVEAQHSPDSGRVNHHARALESFCSSNGIKLSSLHATPGGPKPSPGTAFPTPFNSPLISGSLPTSPLLFTPDHGPQKFNRIDMVPPLSLDGGHAGKTVLSPPSSPPPKRQLYLPLRQMHEKLQNLPQVGIIHLALQNDSNGSILSWQNDVFVVAEPGDLADKFLQSVKFSILSVMQSNRRKAASILSNICSISDLVRIKKCFQVGNIIHRYIGRQTQVMEDDQEIAAFMFRRTVPSTHLTPDDIRWMVGAWRDRIILYSGTFGPTQAVVKAFLDSGAKAVIGPSTEPQETPLITSQGSPFEYNIGENGKFEIGEEEDEEEEEAEREQMEPPTPTATSDWEDSDHEKMNRDDNKCSGLWEDEEEQVSEFVCQLYDMLFRENASVDVALQKALASHRKLRYTCHLPNV; encoded by the exons ATGTCGTGGGGGTTAGGGTGGAAGAGATCGTCGGAGAGTTTCCGTCTGAGTCTCTCTTACGGCGCGGACGATCTAAACGAGGATCCAATCCGATCACCGTCCGCTTCTCCGTTCGGATCTCCGACGTCGATCACGTCATCCGCCTGCTCGTCTCCCTCCGCGGTGGAGGATCCGGAGCTAGGTTTCCGGATCGATTTGGACTGGACGGCGGGGGATTCCGAGGACCAGGTCGCGTTGCGGCTCGAGTCGCAGCTGATGGTGGCTTTGCCTGCGCCGAACGATACGGTGGTGGTTGAATTCAACGGGGAAGGAGAGGAAGTTGGGGTGGTGATGAGAGTTGAGAAACGGAGAGAGCCGTTGCGTGCAGTTACGTTGATGAAAGCTGCTGGCTCTGGTCAGCAGTACGATGGTGTAGGGGTGTTAACGAGGCTGATGAGGTCTGATATGATGCCTGCGGCGATTCCTGCGCCGGCTATTGATGTTGCTTCGTCATGTGGGGAGCATTGGAAGACTGTGACCTCGTTGAGTCTGTCTGGTGTTGGTTTGTTG GTAATGCCTGTTGAAGTGACTGAGTTGCCTCTTCTTGAAAAGCTTTGCCTTGAGAACAATAAATTGTCAGTTTTGCCACCTGAGCTAGGGAAGCTGAAGAACCTTAAAGTTCTTAGAGTTGACAACAACTTGCTTATCTCTGTTCCAG CGGAACTAAGACAGTGCGTAGGTCTTGTCGAATTGTCCTTGGAACACAATAAACTCATCCGGCCTCTGCTTGATTTCAG GGCGATGGCTGGGCTACGAATACTACGGCTTTTTGGTAATCCCCTTGAATTCCTTCCAGAGATATTACCTTTGCATCAGCTTCGCCAGTTGTCTCTTGTAAATGTCAGAATTGTGTCTGATGAGAATCTTAGATCAGTTAATGTACAGATAGAG ACAGAAAACACTTCCTATTTTGGGGCATCTAGGCACAAGCTAAGTGCCTTCTCTCCCCTTATATTCCGTTCTTCGTCCTGTCACCATCCTCTTCTAGCATCTACATTGGTGAAGATAATGCAAGATGAAGGAAACCGTTCTGTTATTGGTAAAGATGAAAATGCAGTGAGGCAGCTTATAAGTATGATAACTAGTGACAATCGCCATGTG GTTGAGCAAGCATGTGTTGCTTTATCGTCTCTTGCTCGAGATGTTAGCGTAGCAATGCAGCTGATGAAGTGTGATATAATGAAGCCAACTGAAACTGTTCTGAAATCTGCGGCCCCAGACGAAGTGATATCTGTGCTACAAGTCGTGGTCACCTTAGCTTTCGTCTCTGATTCCGTTTCTCAGAAGATGCTCACCAAGGATATGCTGAAATCCTTAAAATCCCTTTGTGCTCATAAGAATCCTGAA GTTCAAAGACAAGCCTTATTAGCAGTTGGGAACTTGGCCTTCTGTTTGGAAAATCGTCGTATTCTGATTACTTCCGAGAGTTTGAGGGAGTTATTGATGCGGTTGACTGTCACACCTGAACCACGAGTCAATAAAGCTGCAGCTCGAGCTTTGGCAATTCTTG GAGAAAATGATATTCTGCGACGTTCCATAAAAGGTAGGCAAGTACCAAAACAAGGACTGCGTATACTCACCATGGATGGAGGTGGAATGAAAGGTCTTGCAACGGTGCAGATTCTCAAAGAGATTGAGAAGGGAAGTGGCAAGCGTATACATGAACTATTTGACCTTATATGTGGCACATCAACAGGAGGAATGCTAGCTATTGCTCTTGGTGTCAAGCTTATGACACTGGAGCAATGCGAAGAAATTTACAAGAATCTAG GAAAGCTTGTTTTTGCTGAACCTGTCCCAAGGGACAATGAAGCTGCAAGTTGGCGGGAAAAGTTGGATCAACTATATAAAAGTTCATCGCAAAGTTTCAGAGTTGTCATCCATGGATCCAAG CATAGCGCAGACGAGTTCGAGAGACTGTTAAAGGAAATGTGTGCTGATGAGGATGGGGACTTACTAATAGAATCAGCTGTGAAGAATGTTCCGAAAGTTTTTGTCGTATCTACTCTTGTTAGTGTGATGCCTGCGCAACCATTTATATTCCGGAACTACCAG TATTCTGTTGGAACTCCGGAAATGTCATATGCATTTTCAGATCATTCAGGCGGCAGTACATTAACTTCATCAACTGCCAGTGATCAAGCTGGCTACTACAAGCAAAGTGCGTTTATGGGAAGTTGTAAGCATCAGGTTTGGCAAGCAATACGCGCATCATCAGCTGCTCCATATTATCTTGATGATTTTTCAGTCG ATTCATACCGCTGGCAAGATGGTGCAATAGTGGCAAACAATCCTACTATATTTGCCATTAGAGAAGCACAACTTCTATGGCCTGACACAAAAATTGACTGCTTGGTTTCGATTGGCTCTGGCTCTGTACCAACAAGG GTACGTAAAGGTGGATGGCGTTACTTAGATACTGGACAAGTACTGATTGAGAGTGCTTGCTCAGTGGAACGGGTTGAAGAAGCTCTAAGCACATTGCTTCCCATGTTGCCAGAGATACAATATTTTCGATTCAACCCAG TTGATGATCGTTGTGGAATGGAGTTGGATGAGACTGATCCAGCGATTTGGCTAAAATTAGAAGCTGCAATTGATGAATACATACAAAGCAATTCCCAAGTACTTAAAAACGTCTGCGAGAGATTAACACTCCCCTTCCTAAACGATGAGAAGTGGTGTGAGAATTTGAAACCACGGTTTATGAATGGAAAGCAACCAAACAGAAGAG AGAGCAGTCCTTCTCTAGGATGGAGACGCAATGTTTTGCTTGTGGAGGCTCAGCATAGTCCTGACTCAGGGAGAGTTAATCATCACGCTCGTGCACTTGAGTCATTTTGTTCGAGTAATGGAATAAAGTTATCTTCACTACATGCTACTCCTGGAGGTCCGAAACCATCTCCAGGAACTGCTTTCCCAACGCCATTTAACTCTCCTTTAATAAGCGGAAGCTTGCCTACGAGCCCCCTTCTCTTTACTCCTGATCATGGCCCACAAAAGTTTAACAGGATTGACATGGTTCCACCACTTAGCTTGGACGGAGGTCATGCTGGAAAGACCGTTTTGTCGCCTCCATCATCTCCTCCACCAAAAAGACAACTCTATCTTCCATTACGTCAAATGCATGAAAAGCTACAGAATTTACCCCAAGTGGGGATTATACATCTCGCGCTTCAGAATGATTCTAATGGTTCGATCCTAAG TTGGCAAAATGATGTATTTGTGGTTGCTGAACCTGGAGATCTAGCGGATAAGTTTCTCCAAAGCGTCAAATTCAGTATATTATCAGTCATGCAAAGCAATCGCCGAAAGGCTGCATCAATTCTTTCCAACATCTGCTCAATCTCGGATCTGGTGCGTATCAAGAAATGCTTCCAGGTTGGGAATATCATCCACCGTTATATCGGACGCCAAACCCAA GTGATGGAAGATGATCAAGAAATCGCAGCATTTATGTTCCGCAGAACGGTCCCTTCGACCCACCTAACTCCAGATGACATTCGCTGGATG GTAGGAGCATGGAGAGACAGGATTATACTCTACTCAGGAACATTTGGACCAACACAAGCTGTAGTTAAAGCCTTCTTAGACTCTGGTGCCAAAGCTGTGATTGGTCCTTCAACCGAACCGCAAGAGACACCTCTAATCACATCTCAAGGTTCCCCATTTGAATACAACATTGGAGAAAACGGTAAGTTTGagattggagaagaagaagacgaagaagaagaggaagccgAAAGGGAACAGATGGAACCACCGACCCCGACAGCGACAAGTGACTGGGAAGATAGTGACCATGAGAAGATGAACAGAGACGACAATAAGTGCTCTGGTCTttgggaagacgaagaagagcaAGTGTCTGAGTTTGTTTGCCAGCTATATGATATGTTGTTCAGAGAGAATGCAAGTGTCGATGTTGCTCTTCAGAAAGCTCTTGCCTCTCATCGGAAGCTAAGGTACACTTGTCATCTCCCCAATGTATAG
- the LOC103838429 gene encoding phospholipase A I isoform X1, translated as MSWGLGWKRSSESFRLSLSYGADDLNEDPIRSPSASPFGSPTSITSSACSSPSAVEDPELGFRIDLDWTAGDSEDQVALRLESQLMVALPAPNDTVVVEFNGEGEEVGVVMRVEKRREPLRAVTLMKAAGSGQQYDGVGVLTRLMRSDMMPAAIPAPAIDVASSCGEHWKTVTSLSLSGVGLLVMPVEVTELPLLEKLCLENNKLSVLPPELGKLKNLKVLRVDNNLLISVPAELRQCVGLVELSLEHNKLIRPLLDFRAMAGLRILRLFGNPLEFLPEILPLHQLRQLSLVNVRIVSDENLRSVNVQIETENTSYFGASRHKLSAFSPLIFRSSSCHHPLLASTLVKIMQDEGNRSVIGKDENAVRQLISMITSDNRHVVEQACVALSSLARDVSVAMQLMKCDIMKPTETVLKSAAPDEVISVLQVVVTLAFVSDSVSQKMLTKDMLKSLKSLCAHKNPEVQRQALLAVGNLAFCLENRRILITSESLRELLMRLTVTPEPRVNKAAARALAILGENDILRRSIKGRQVPKQGLRILTMDGGGMKGLATVQILKEIEKGSGKRIHELFDLICGTSTGGMLAIALGVKLMTLEQCEEIYKNLGKLVFAEPVPRDNEAASWREKLDQLYKSSSQSFRVVIHGSKHSADEFERLLKEMCADEDGDLLIESAVKNVPKVFVVSTLVSVMPAQPFIFRNYQYSVGTPEMSYAFSDHSGGSTLTSSTASDQAGYYKQSAFMGSCKHQVWQAIRASSAAPYYLDDFSVDSYRWQDGAIVANNPTIFAIREAQLLWPDTKIDCLVSIGSGSVPTRVRKGGWRYLDTGQVLIESACSVERVEEALSTLLPMLPEIQYFRFNPVDDRCGMELDETDPAIWLKLEAAIDEYIQSNSQVLKNVCERLTLPFLNDEKWCENLKPRFMNGKQPNRRVESSPSLGWRRNVLLVEAQHSPDSGRVNHHARALESFCSSNGIKLSSLHATPGGPKPSPGTAFPTPFNSPLISGSLPTSPLLFTPDHGPQKFNRIDMVPPLSLDGGHAGKTVLSPPSSPPPKRQLYLPLRQMHEKLQNLPQVGIIHLALQNDSNGSILSWQNDVFVVAEPGDLADKFLQSVKFSILSVMQSNRRKAASILSNICSISDLVRIKKCFQVGNIIHRYIGRQTQVMEDDQEIAAFMFRRTVPSTHLTPDDIRWMVGAWRDRIILYSGTFGPTQAVVKAFLDSGAKAVIGPSTEPQETPLITSQGSPFEYNIGENGKFEIGEEEDEEEEEAEREQMEPPTPTATSDWEDSDHEKMNRDDNKCSGLWEDEEEQVSEFVCQLYDMLFRENASVDVALQKALASHRKLRYTCHLPNV; from the exons ATGTCGTGGGGGTTAGGGTGGAAGAGATCGTCGGAGAGTTTCCGTCTGAGTCTCTCTTACGGCGCGGACGATCTAAACGAGGATCCAATCCGATCACCGTCCGCTTCTCCGTTCGGATCTCCGACGTCGATCACGTCATCCGCCTGCTCGTCTCCCTCCGCGGTGGAGGATCCGGAGCTAGGTTTCCGGATCGATTTGGACTGGACGGCGGGGGATTCCGAGGACCAGGTCGCGTTGCGGCTCGAGTCGCAGCTGATGGTGGCTTTGCCTGCGCCGAACGATACGGTGGTGGTTGAATTCAACGGGGAAGGAGAGGAAGTTGGGGTGGTGATGAGAGTTGAGAAACGGAGAGAGCCGTTGCGTGCAGTTACGTTGATGAAAGCTGCTGGCTCTGGTCAGCAGTACGATGGTGTAGGGGTGTTAACGAGGCTGATGAGGTCTGATATGATGCCTGCGGCGATTCCTGCGCCGGCTATTGATGTTGCTTCGTCATGTGGGGAGCATTGGAAGACTGTGACCTCGTTGAGTCTGTCTGGTGTTGGTTTGTTG GTAATGCCTGTTGAAGTGACTGAGTTGCCTCTTCTTGAAAAGCTTTGCCTTGAGAACAATAAATTGTCAGTTTTGCCACCTGAGCTAGGGAAGCTGAAGAACCTTAAAGTTCTTAGAGTTGACAACAACTTGCTTATCTCTGTTCCAG CGGAACTAAGACAGTGCGTAGGTCTTGTCGAATTGTCCTTGGAACACAATAAACTCATCCGGCCTCTGCTTGATTTCAG GGCGATGGCTGGGCTACGAATACTACGGCTTTTTGGTAATCCCCTTGAATTCCTTCCAGAGATATTACCTTTGCATCAGCTTCGCCAGTTGTCTCTTGTAAATGTCAGAATTGTGTCTGATGAGAATCTTAGATCAGTTAATGTACAGATAGAG ACAGAAAACACTTCCTATTTTGGGGCATCTAGGCACAAGCTAAGTGCCTTCTCTCCCCTTATATTCCGTTCTTCGTCCTGTCACCATCCTCTTCTAGCATCTACATTGGTGAAGATAATGCAAGATGAAGGAAACCGTTCTGTTATTGGTAAAGATGAAAATGCAGTGAGGCAGCTTATAAGTATGATAACTAGTGACAATCGCCATGTG GTTGAGCAAGCATGTGTTGCTTTATCGTCTCTTGCTCGAGATGTTAGCGTAGCAATGCAGCTGATGAAGTGTGATATAATGAAGCCAACTGAAACTGTTCTGAAATCTGCGGCCCCAGACGAAGTGATATCTGTGCTACAAGTCGTGGTCACCTTAGCTTTCGTCTCTGATTCCGTTTCTCAGAAGATGCTCACCAAGGATATGCTGAAATCCTTAAAATCCCTTTGTGCTCATAAGAATCCTGAA GTTCAAAGACAAGCCTTATTAGCAGTTGGGAACTTGGCCTTCTGTTTGGAAAATCGTCGTATTCTGATTACTTCCGAGAGTTTGAGGGAGTTATTGATGCGGTTGACTGTCACACCTGAACCACGAGTCAATAAAGCTGCAGCTCGAGCTTTGGCAATTCTTG GAGAAAATGATATTCTGCGACGTTCCATAAAAGGTAGGCAAGTACCAAAACAAGGACTGCGTATACTCACCATGGATGGAGGTGGAATGAAAGGTCTTGCAACGGTGCAGATTCTCAAAGAGATTGAGAAGGGAAGTGGCAAGCGTATACATGAACTATTTGACCTTATATGTGGCACATCAACAGGAGGAATGCTAGCTATTGCTCTTGGTGTCAAGCTTATGACACTGGAGCAATGCGAAGAAATTTACAAGAATCTAG GAAAGCTTGTTTTTGCTGAACCTGTCCCAAGGGACAATGAAGCTGCAAGTTGGCGGGAAAAGTTGGATCAACTATATAAAAGTTCATCGCAAAGTTTCAGAGTTGTCATCCATGGATCCAAG CATAGCGCAGACGAGTTCGAGAGACTGTTAAAGGAAATGTGTGCTGATGAGGATGGGGACTTACTAATAGAATCAGCTGTGAAGAATGTTCCGAAAGTTTTTGTCGTATCTACTCTTGTTAGTGTGATGCCTGCGCAACCATTTATATTCCGGAACTACCAG TATTCTGTTGGAACTCCGGAAATGTCATATGCATTTTCAGATCATTCAGGCGGCAGTACATTAACTTCATCAACTGCCAGTGATCAAGCTGGCTACTACAAGCAAAGTGCGTTTATGGGAAGTTGTAAGCATCAGGTTTGGCAAGCAATACGCGCATCATCAGCTGCTCCATATTATCTTGATGATTTTTCAGTCG ATTCATACCGCTGGCAAGATGGTGCAATAGTGGCAAACAATCCTACTATATTTGCCATTAGAGAAGCACAACTTCTATGGCCTGACACAAAAATTGACTGCTTGGTTTCGATTGGCTCTGGCTCTGTACCAACAAGG GTACGTAAAGGTGGATGGCGTTACTTAGATACTGGACAAGTACTGATTGAGAGTGCTTGCTCAGTGGAACGGGTTGAAGAAGCTCTAAGCACATTGCTTCCCATGTTGCCAGAGATACAATATTTTCGATTCAACCCAG TTGATGATCGTTGTGGAATGGAGTTGGATGAGACTGATCCAGCGATTTGGCTAAAATTAGAAGCTGCAATTGATGAATACATACAAAGCAATTCCCAAGTACTTAAAAACGTCTGCGAGAGATTAACACTCCCCTTCCTAAACGATGAGAAGTGGTGTGAGAATTTGAAACCACGGTTTATGAATGGAAAGCAACCAAACAGAAGAG TAGAGAGCAGTCCTTCTCTAGGATGGAGACGCAATGTTTTGCTTGTGGAGGCTCAGCATAGTCCTGACTCAGGGAGAGTTAATCATCACGCTCGTGCACTTGAGTCATTTTGTTCGAGTAATGGAATAAAGTTATCTTCACTACATGCTACTCCTGGAGGTCCGAAACCATCTCCAGGAACTGCTTTCCCAACGCCATTTAACTCTCCTTTAATAAGCGGAAGCTTGCCTACGAGCCCCCTTCTCTTTACTCCTGATCATGGCCCACAAAAGTTTAACAGGATTGACATGGTTCCACCACTTAGCTTGGACGGAGGTCATGCTGGAAAGACCGTTTTGTCGCCTCCATCATCTCCTCCACCAAAAAGACAACTCTATCTTCCATTACGTCAAATGCATGAAAAGCTACAGAATTTACCCCAAGTGGGGATTATACATCTCGCGCTTCAGAATGATTCTAATGGTTCGATCCTAAG TTGGCAAAATGATGTATTTGTGGTTGCTGAACCTGGAGATCTAGCGGATAAGTTTCTCCAAAGCGTCAAATTCAGTATATTATCAGTCATGCAAAGCAATCGCCGAAAGGCTGCATCAATTCTTTCCAACATCTGCTCAATCTCGGATCTGGTGCGTATCAAGAAATGCTTCCAGGTTGGGAATATCATCCACCGTTATATCGGACGCCAAACCCAA GTGATGGAAGATGATCAAGAAATCGCAGCATTTATGTTCCGCAGAACGGTCCCTTCGACCCACCTAACTCCAGATGACATTCGCTGGATG GTAGGAGCATGGAGAGACAGGATTATACTCTACTCAGGAACATTTGGACCAACACAAGCTGTAGTTAAAGCCTTCTTAGACTCTGGTGCCAAAGCTGTGATTGGTCCTTCAACCGAACCGCAAGAGACACCTCTAATCACATCTCAAGGTTCCCCATTTGAATACAACATTGGAGAAAACGGTAAGTTTGagattggagaagaagaagacgaagaagaagaggaagccgAAAGGGAACAGATGGAACCACCGACCCCGACAGCGACAAGTGACTGGGAAGATAGTGACCATGAGAAGATGAACAGAGACGACAATAAGTGCTCTGGTCTttgggaagacgaagaagagcaAGTGTCTGAGTTTGTTTGCCAGCTATATGATATGTTGTTCAGAGAGAATGCAAGTGTCGATGTTGCTCTTCAGAAAGCTCTTGCCTCTCATCGGAAGCTAAGGTACACTTGTCATCTCCCCAATGTATAG
- the LOC103838430 gene encoding CRIB domain-containing protein RIC9: protein MSTRFKGIYQKSFKCFSDISDEKDEEMDIGYPTDVRHVSHIGWDSSSSSAPSWLREFKTSNNVLEPNSSWPFTDLKSAMEAFGEVESSKELGKESKKQYLKKKLSSKASKLCDPWSPRFLRSSKVIA from the exons ATGTCAACAAGATTCAAGGGAATTTATCAGAAGAGCTTCAAGTGTTTCTCCGACATTTCGG ATGAGAAGGATGAAGAGATGGATATAGGTTATCCTACAGATGTTCGACACGTGTCACATATCGGTTGGGATAGTTCATCGAGTAGTGCACCGAGTTGg CTACGTGAATTCAAAACGAGCAACAACGTTTTAGAGCCAAATTCATCGTGGCCGTTTACAG attTGAAATCAGCCATGGAAGCATTTGGAGAAGTTGAAAGCAGCAAAGAATTGGGGAAAGAATCAAAGAAACAATACCTGAAGAAGAAACTCTCTTCAAAAGCCTCTAAATTGTGTGATCCATGGTCACCAAGATTCTTAAGATCAAGCAAGGTCATTGCTTGA